In Caldisericum sp., a single genomic region encodes these proteins:
- a CDS encoding endonuclease III, which yields MKKYNFDEIIPKLEKFVEDLGVPVVTRIKEKELDPFKILIGTILSLRTKDKTTEEAANRLFSVVKKPEDVLKLSVEEIEKLIYPVGFYKRKARQIQEIAKTIIEKYGGKVPNDIEELLKIKGVGRKTANLVITEAFDDYGICVDTHVHRISNRLGWVKTKTPEQTEMELRKILPKKYWKKINPILVTFGQNVCKPVSPLCSKCPIEAYCPKIGVDKSR from the coding sequence ATGAAAAAATACAATTTCGATGAGATTATACCAAAACTTGAAAAGTTCGTAGAAGACCTTGGTGTACCTGTTGTAACACGTATAAAAGAAAAAGAACTTGACCCTTTTAAAATCCTTATAGGAACAATTCTAAGTCTTCGAACAAAGGACAAAACAACAGAGGAGGCGGCAAATAGACTATTTTCAGTTGTAAAAAAACCGGAAGACGTTTTGAAATTAAGCGTTGAAGAAATTGAAAAACTCATTTATCCTGTTGGTTTTTATAAAAGGAAGGCAAGACAAATCCAGGAAATTGCTAAAACTATTATAGAAAAATACGGAGGAAAAGTCCCCAACGATATCGAGGAACTTCTAAAGATAAAAGGGGTTGGAAGAAAGACCGCAAACCTCGTTATAACAGAAGCATTCGACGACTACGGAATTTGTGTTGATACACATGTCCACCGCATTTCAAACAGGCTCGGTTGGGTTAAGACAAAAACGCCTGAGCAAACAGAGATGGAATTAAGAAAAATCCTTCCAAAGAAATACTGGAAAAAGATTAATCCAATTCTTGTAACCTTTGGGCAAAATGTATGTAAACCCGTAAGCCCCCTCTGTTCAAAATGCCCGATTGAGGCATATTGTCCAAAAATCGGTGTGGATAAGTCTCGCTAA
- a CDS encoding formate--tetrahydrofolate ligase, whose translation MGDYEISKNARLLPIGKIARKFDVPDDALRLYGDYIAKIDHRLLKSLDRIQGKVVLVTGMTPTPHGEGKTTTTIGLTDALNLLGYKAIGVIRQPSLGPIFGVKGGATGGGRAQVVPMEDINFLFTGDFPAVEYANNLLSAMIDNSIYQGNPLNLDPRRVKFRRVMDMNDRALRHIVVGLGGIENGIPREDGFNITVASEVMAILGLSMDLNDLKERLSKIYVGLTYERTPIFAKDLKAEGAMAVILRNAINPNLVQTLENNPVFIHTGPFANIAHGTASLISIKLAQQFADYVFVEGGFATDLGGEKFIDIVSRLGNIKISLSVIVASIRALKYHGGQKDEKIEDIEALKKGFENLKKHIENMRTFGVNVVVALNKFPSDTQKELDTVSALLNEINVPFALSEVFEKGGLGGEALAKAVIENAEERVPNYLYELNEPVKDKIYKIATKMYGAVSVNYTEEAEANLKEIAKLGMDDAFICMAKTQSSLSDNPKLIGRPEGFSVTVKEVHALRGANFIVPILGKINTMPGLPKEPLAIKLDIDETGYIKGL comes from the coding sequence ATGGGTGATTATGAAATTTCAAAGAATGCAAGGTTATTGCCCATTGGGAAGATTGCAAGAAAATTCGATGTACCTGACGATGCGCTAAGACTTTATGGTGATTACATTGCAAAAATTGACCATAGGCTTTTAAAGTCGCTTGATAGAATTCAGGGCAAGGTTGTGCTTGTTACGGGAATGACTCCAACTCCTCACGGTGAAGGAAAAACTACCACAACAATTGGCTTAACGGATGCATTGAACCTCTTGGGCTACAAGGCGATAGGTGTAATAAGGCAGCCATCTTTGGGACCTATTTTTGGTGTAAAGGGTGGAGCAACTGGTGGAGGGCGAGCACAGGTTGTGCCAATGGAAGATATTAACTTCCTTTTCACCGGAGATTTTCCAGCGGTGGAATATGCAAACAACCTTCTTTCAGCAATGATTGATAACAGCATCTACCAGGGCAATCCTCTTAATCTTGACCCTCGGAGGGTCAAATTTAGAAGAGTGATGGATATGAACGACAGAGCCTTGAGGCATATAGTAGTTGGGCTTGGCGGTATTGAAAATGGCATTCCTCGAGAGGATGGCTTTAACATAACTGTTGCATCTGAAGTAATGGCAATTTTAGGTCTGTCTATGGATTTGAATGACCTTAAGGAAAGGCTTTCCAAAATCTATGTAGGGTTAACCTATGAAAGGACACCCATTTTTGCAAAGGACTTAAAAGCCGAAGGTGCAATGGCAGTAATTCTAAGAAACGCAATAAATCCAAATCTTGTTCAAACCCTCGAAAACAACCCTGTATTCATTCATACAGGACCTTTTGCAAATATAGCACATGGAACTGCTTCACTTATATCTATAAAACTTGCGCAGCAATTTGCAGATTATGTTTTTGTTGAAGGCGGTTTTGCAACTGACCTTGGTGGCGAAAAGTTCATTGATATTGTCTCACGGCTTGGTAACATAAAAATTTCTCTATCAGTTATAGTTGCTTCAATAAGGGCTCTAAAGTATCATGGCGGTCAGAAGGACGAAAAAATAGAGGATATCGAAGCACTGAAAAAAGGTTTCGAAAACCTCAAAAAGCATATCGAGAATATGAGAACCTTTGGCGTTAATGTTGTTGTTGCACTTAACAAGTTCCCTTCTGACACTCAAAAAGAACTTGATACGGTTTCAGCGCTTCTAAATGAAATTAATGTTCCTTTTGCTTTATCAGAAGTTTTTGAGAAAGGTGGTTTAGGAGGAGAAGCACTTGCAAAGGCAGTTATCGAAAATGCAGAAGAGAGAGTTCCAAATTATCTATACGAGCTTAACGAGCCTGTTAAAGACAAAATATACAAGATTGCAACAAAAATGTATGGTGCAGTTTCGGTTAATTACACGGAAGAAGCAGAAGCAAATCTTAAAGAAATTGCAAAACTTGGTATGGATGATGCCTTTATATGTATGGCTAAGACGCAATCATCTCTCTCCGATAACCCAAAGCTAATAGGTCGTCCAGAGGGTTTTTCTGTGACTGTTAAAGAGGTGCATGCCCTAAGAGGTGCAAACTTCATAGTTCCAATCCTTGGCAAGATAAATACAATGCCAGGGCTTCCAAAAGAACCCCTTGCGATAAAACTCGACATAGATGAGACGGGGTATATTAAGGGTCTATAA